The window TGCCAGTGCGGCCAGCGGCACCAGCCCAAGGGACAACCAAAAGGGCAGGGCGGCGGGCAGATTGGGGGTGGTATCAGGCCTCATGGGCGGCACTTTATCCCGAGGTTGCGTCCCGCGCCATATCCCAGACCTTGCGCATCAGGCCCGACAGCTCGGCGCGTTGAAAATCGCGCAAGGGCCGCAGATCGCCGCGATCCGGGGCGCTGTCCAACTGGGCCGCCCTGACCGTCAGGATCAGATTGAAATGGGTGAAGACATGGCGAACCTGACCCACATCCTGCCACGTTGCCGCTGCGGGGGGCGGCAGGTCGCTGCCATCCCATCCGGTCGAGGGAAAGGCCAATGTACCGCCCAGCAACCCTTTGTCTGGGCGCCTTTCGACCAGCAGGTGATCGCCTGCGATGCCAACCCAGGCGATGCCCGTCCGTGTGGGTTTGGGCGCTTTGGGCGCGCGGCGGGGCAGTTCCGCGGCAAGACCTTGGGCGCGCGCCGCACAATCGTCGATCAGCGGACAGATCCCGCAGGCCGGGCTGCGCGGGGTGCAAATGGTGGCACCCAGATCCATCATCGCTTGCGCGAAATCGCCGGGCCGGTGCTGGGGCGTCAGAGTCGCAGCCAGGTCGCGCAGGCGCGGCTTGGAGCCGGGCATCGGCTCGGTCACTGCAAACAGCCGCGCCACCACGCGTTCGACATTGCCGTCAACCACGGTTTCGGGGTGATCAAAAGCGATGGCCGCGATCGCCGCTGCGGTATAGGGGCCGATGCCGGGCAGAGCCTGCAGGCCGTCGCGCGTGGTGGGAAAACCGCCCGCCGCGCTGGCCTGTCGCGCGCAGGCCAGCAGATTGCGCGCGCGGGCATAATATCCCAGCCCGGCCCACTCGCCCATGACCTCGGCATCATCGGCAGCCGCCAGATCCCGTACCGTTGGCCAACGGGCGGTGAATCGCTCGAAATAAGCCTTTACCGCCGCCACTGTGGTTTGCTGCAACATG is drawn from Paracoccus tegillarcae and contains these coding sequences:
- the mutY gene encoding A/G-specific adenine glycosylase encodes the protein MRDEAVIAPLLLDWYDRHGRVLPWRVPPGGGVADPYRVWLSEIMLQQTTVAAVKAYFERFTARWPTVRDLAAADDAEVMGEWAGLGYYARARNLLACARQASAAGGFPTTRDGLQALPGIGPYTAAAIAAIAFDHPETVVDGNVERVVARLFAVTEPMPGSKPRLRDLAATLTPQHRPGDFAQAMMDLGATICTPRSPACGICPLIDDCAARAQGLAAELPRRAPKAPKPTRTGIAWVGIAGDHLLVERRPDKGLLGGTLAFPSTGWDGSDLPPPAAATWQDVGQVRHVFTHFNLILTVRAAQLDSAPDRGDLRPLRDFQRAELSGLMRKVWDMARDATSG